The following proteins are co-located in the Micromonospora viridifaciens genome:
- a CDS encoding bifunctional acetate--CoA ligase family protein/GNAT family N-acetyltransferase, which produces MTTVEQPVDVLLSDGTAVQLRQIRPDDARAIVAMHARFSERTRYLRYFSPYPRIPERDLHRFVNVDHRDREAFVVLAGERIVAVGRYERLGPASPEAEVAFVVEDAYQGRGIGSVLLEHLADAGRRFGIVHFVAEVLPANGAMLRVFSDFGYQVQRQYADGVVHLSFPIAPTEATLAVQRGREHRTEARSIARLLAPRAIAVYGASTTGQGVGAALLGHLRDGGFTGVIVPVHPTAAAVAGLPAYPSAADAGQDVDLAVVAVAPEAVTEVVADAAKAGAHGLVVISAGFAESGPAGAAAQRALVRAAHLAGMRVVGPNCLGVANTDPAVRLNATLAPVLPAPGRVGIFSQSGAFGVALLAEASRRGLGLSSFVSAGNRADVSGNDLLQYWQDDPGTDVITLYLETFGNPRKFARLARRIGRSKPIVALASLARPPGLGDGPALDAAAVSALFAQSGVIRVDTVSELLDVGVLLAHQPLPAGRRVAVVGNSSALAGLAATACAAQGLTVADGYPHDVGPRAAAAEYAAALTAATADERVDAVVAVFAPPLPGQLTDPEADFTAALPDAATVGKPVVATFLAGRVPAGVPAYPSVEEAVRALARVTTYADWLRRPPGLLPELDRVDRAAGQAALRADGADPAALLRAYGIDVVESAPAHSADEAVAAAERLGWPVALKAAASGLRHRLDLGAVRLDLAGPAALRRAYAELAPTFGADVLVQPMVPPGVACVVELVEDPAFGPVVGFGLGGVATELLGDRAWRAVPLTDRDAAELVDEPRAAPLLRGHRGAAPVDRAALVDLLLRVGRLADEQPRVRSLTLNPVLARPDGISVLHATVRTGLAAPRPDTGPRRL; this is translated from the coding sequence GTGACCACCGTCGAGCAACCGGTGGACGTGCTGCTCAGCGACGGCACGGCCGTCCAGCTGCGACAGATCCGCCCGGACGACGCTCGGGCGATCGTGGCGATGCACGCGCGCTTCTCCGAGCGCACCCGCTACCTGCGCTACTTCTCGCCGTACCCGCGCATTCCGGAGCGGGACCTGCACCGCTTCGTCAACGTCGACCACCGGGACCGGGAGGCGTTCGTGGTGCTGGCCGGCGAGCGGATCGTCGCCGTCGGCCGGTACGAGCGGCTCGGCCCCGCGTCGCCGGAGGCCGAGGTGGCCTTCGTGGTGGAGGACGCGTACCAGGGGCGGGGGATCGGCTCGGTGCTGCTGGAGCACCTGGCCGACGCGGGCCGCCGGTTCGGCATCGTGCACTTCGTCGCCGAGGTCCTCCCGGCCAACGGGGCGATGCTGCGGGTCTTCTCCGACTTCGGCTACCAGGTCCAGCGCCAGTACGCCGACGGCGTGGTGCACCTGAGCTTCCCGATCGCCCCCACCGAGGCGACCCTGGCGGTGCAGCGCGGCCGGGAGCACCGCACCGAGGCCCGCTCGATCGCCCGGCTGCTCGCCCCGCGCGCCATCGCCGTCTACGGCGCCAGCACCACCGGGCAGGGCGTCGGGGCGGCCCTGCTCGGGCACCTGCGCGACGGCGGGTTCACCGGGGTGATCGTCCCGGTGCATCCGACGGCGGCGGCCGTGGCCGGGCTGCCCGCGTACCCGTCGGCGGCCGACGCCGGGCAGGATGTCGACCTGGCCGTGGTGGCGGTGGCGCCGGAGGCGGTGACCGAGGTGGTCGCCGACGCCGCGAAGGCCGGCGCGCACGGCCTCGTGGTGATCTCGGCCGGCTTCGCCGAGTCCGGGCCGGCGGGGGCGGCGGCGCAGCGCGCCCTGGTCCGCGCCGCCCACCTGGCCGGCATGCGGGTGGTCGGCCCGAACTGCCTCGGCGTCGCCAACACCGACCCGGCGGTACGCCTGAACGCCACCCTCGCCCCGGTGCTGCCCGCCCCTGGCCGGGTGGGCATCTTCAGCCAGTCCGGCGCGTTCGGGGTGGCCCTGCTCGCCGAGGCGTCCCGCCGCGGGCTCGGCCTGTCCAGCTTCGTCTCCGCCGGCAACCGGGCCGACGTCTCCGGCAACGACCTGCTCCAGTACTGGCAGGACGACCCGGGCACCGATGTGATCACGCTCTACCTGGAGACGTTTGGCAACCCGCGCAAGTTCGCCCGGCTGGCCCGGCGGATCGGCCGGAGCAAGCCGATCGTCGCGCTCGCCTCGCTGGCCCGCCCGCCCGGCCTCGGCGACGGCCCGGCGCTGGACGCCGCCGCGGTCAGCGCGCTCTTCGCGCAGTCCGGGGTGATCCGGGTGGACACCGTCTCCGAGCTGCTCGACGTGGGCGTGCTCCTGGCCCACCAGCCACTGCCGGCCGGCCGCCGGGTCGCCGTGGTCGGCAACTCGTCGGCGCTGGCCGGGCTGGCCGCCACCGCCTGCGCCGCCCAGGGCCTCACCGTCGCCGACGGCTACCCGCACGACGTGGGCCCCCGGGCCGCCGCCGCCGAGTACGCCGCCGCGCTCACCGCCGCCACCGCCGACGAGCGGGTGGACGCCGTGGTGGCGGTCTTCGCGCCGCCGCTGCCCGGCCAGCTCACCGACCCGGAGGCCGACTTCACCGCCGCCCTGCCCGACGCGGCGACCGTCGGCAAGCCGGTGGTGGCGACGTTCCTCGCCGGCCGGGTGCCGGCCGGGGTGCCGGCGTATCCGAGCGTGGAGGAGGCGGTGCGGGCCCTCGCGCGGGTCACCACGTACGCCGACTGGCTGCGCCGCCCGCCCGGGCTGCTGCCCGAGCTGGACCGGGTGGACCGGGCGGCCGGGCAGGCGGCGCTGCGGGCCGACGGCGCGGATCCGGCGGCGCTGCTGCGGGCGTACGGGATCGACGTGGTGGAGTCGGCGCCGGCGCACTCGGCCGACGAGGCGGTGGCGGCGGCCGAGCGGCTCGGCTGGCCGGTCGCCCTGAAGGCCGCCGCCTCCGGGCTGCGGCACCGGCTCGACCTCGGCGCGGTCCGGCTCGACCTGGCCGGCCCGGCCGCGCTGCGCCGGGCGTACGCCGAGCTGGCCCCGACCTTCGGCGCGGACGTCCTGGTCCAGCCGATGGTCCCGCCCGGGGTGGCGTGTGTGGTGGAGCTGGTGGAGGATCCGGCGTTCGGACCGGTGGTCGGCTTCGGGCTGGGCGGCGTGGCGACCGAGCTGCTCGGCGACCGGGCCTGGCGGGCGGTGCCGCTGACCGACCGGGACGCCGCCGAGCTGGTCGACGAGCCGCGGGCGGCACCGTTGCTGCGCGGCCACCGGGGCGCCGCGCCGGTGGACCGGGCGGCCCTGGTCGACCTGCTGCTGCGGGTCGGGCGGCTCGCCGACGAGCAGCCCCGGGTGCGCTCGCTCACCCTCAATCCGGTGCTGGCCCGCCCGGACGGCATCTCCGTGCTGCACGCCACCGTCCGCACCGGCCTCGCGGCACCCCGCCCCGACACCGGCCCCCGCCGTTTGTAA
- a CDS encoding acetoin utilization protein AcuC — protein MVDDTVVVWDDALLAYDMGDHPLDPVRVELAMALARELGVLDRPGVRLVKPEPADDELLTRVHDPRYLDAVRVAPRDPLFAGFGLGTSDNPIFEGMHEASALVAGASVAAAEAVWRGECRRAVNVAGGLHHAMPARAAGFCVYNDPAVAIARLLDLGAERIAYVDVDVHHGDGVQEIFYHDPRVLTVSLHETPLALFPGTGFPDETGGPGAEGSAVNVPLPPGVGDAGWQRAFHAVVPSVLRAFRPQLLVTQCGADGHRLDPLADLRLSVDGQRATYLALRALADELCDGRWVAFGGGGYALVEVVPRAWTHLLAVATGEPIDPATLTPPAWRELAAKRRPGHEVPLRMTDDVDPSYEPWQPNGEPDPMGRAIAATRRAVFPLLGLDPHDPRD, from the coding sequence ATGGTCGACGACACGGTGGTGGTGTGGGACGACGCCCTGCTCGCCTACGACATGGGTGACCATCCGCTCGACCCGGTCCGGGTCGAGCTGGCCATGGCGCTCGCCCGCGAGCTCGGCGTGCTGGACCGGCCCGGCGTCCGGCTGGTCAAGCCGGAGCCGGCCGACGACGAGCTGTTGACCCGGGTGCACGACCCGCGTTACCTGGACGCGGTGCGGGTCGCGCCCCGGGATCCGCTCTTCGCCGGCTTCGGGCTGGGCACCTCGGACAATCCCATCTTCGAGGGCATGCACGAGGCGAGCGCGTTGGTCGCCGGAGCGAGCGTGGCCGCTGCCGAGGCGGTGTGGCGGGGGGAGTGCCGCCGGGCGGTCAACGTGGCCGGCGGGCTGCACCACGCCATGCCGGCCCGGGCCGCCGGGTTCTGCGTCTACAACGACCCCGCGGTGGCCATCGCCCGTCTGCTCGACCTCGGCGCGGAGCGGATCGCGTACGTGGACGTGGACGTGCACCACGGCGACGGCGTGCAGGAGATCTTCTACCACGACCCCCGGGTGCTCACGGTCAGCCTGCACGAGACCCCGCTCGCGCTCTTCCCCGGCACCGGGTTCCCCGACGAGACCGGTGGGCCCGGCGCGGAGGGCAGCGCGGTCAACGTGCCGCTGCCGCCCGGCGTGGGCGACGCCGGCTGGCAGCGCGCGTTCCACGCCGTCGTGCCGTCCGTGCTGCGGGCGTTCCGGCCCCAGCTGCTGGTCACCCAGTGCGGGGCGGACGGCCACCGACTCGACCCCCTCGCGGACCTGCGGCTCTCCGTGGACGGGCAGCGGGCCACCTACCTGGCGCTGCGGGCGCTCGCCGACGAGCTCTGCGACGGCCGCTGGGTGGCCTTCGGCGGCGGCGGGTACGCGCTGGTCGAGGTGGTGCCCCGGGCCTGGACACACCTGCTCGCCGTGGCCACCGGCGAGCCGATCGACCCGGCGACGCTCACCCCGCCCGCCTGGCGGGAGCTGGCGGCCAAGCGGCGGCCCGGCCACGAGGTGCCGCTGCGGATGACCGACGACGTCGACCCGTCGTACGAGCCGTGGCAGCCCAACGGCGAGCCGGACCCGATGGGTCGGGCGATCGCGGCCACCCGCCGGGCCGTCTTCCCGCTGCTCGGGCTCGACCCGCACGATCCGCGGGACTGA
- a CDS encoding sulfurtransferase — protein MSGTPDLLVEPDRLAAELDHADPPTLLDVRWRLAGPPGRDDYAAGHLPGAVFVDLDTELCGRPGAAGRHPLPDPAALQAALRAAGVRAGHPVVVYDGGDGMAAARAWWTLRWAGHRAVRVLHGGYPAWVAAGLPVATEAPTPAPGDVTVTPGELPVLDAGEAARLAAADTGVLLDVRAAPRYRGETEPIDPVAGHVPGAVNLPAPEYVTDGRFPAAEALRERFAAAGVAEDVPVGAYCGSGVTAAQAVLALHLAGRPDAALYVGSWSNWVADPDRPVATGGTPGH, from the coding sequence ATGTCCGGAACCCCCGACCTGCTGGTGGAGCCCGACCGGCTCGCCGCCGAACTCGACCACGCCGATCCACCCACCCTGCTCGACGTCCGCTGGCGGCTGGCCGGCCCGCCCGGCCGGGACGACTACGCCGCCGGTCACCTGCCCGGGGCCGTCTTCGTCGACCTGGACACCGAGCTCTGCGGCCGGCCGGGCGCCGCCGGCCGGCACCCGCTGCCCGACCCCGCCGCGCTCCAGGCCGCGCTGCGCGCCGCCGGCGTCCGCGCCGGTCACCCCGTGGTGGTGTACGACGGCGGCGACGGCATGGCCGCCGCCCGGGCCTGGTGGACGCTGCGCTGGGCCGGCCACCGGGCGGTCCGGGTGCTGCACGGCGGCTACCCGGCCTGGGTCGCCGCCGGGCTGCCCGTCGCCACCGAAGCGCCCACCCCGGCTCCCGGGGACGTCACCGTCACGCCGGGTGAGCTGCCGGTGCTCGACGCGGGGGAGGCCGCCCGGCTGGCCGCCGCCGACACCGGCGTGCTGCTGGACGTGCGGGCCGCACCGCGCTACCGGGGCGAGACCGAGCCGATCGACCCGGTCGCCGGGCACGTGCCGGGCGCGGTGAACCTGCCCGCCCCGGAGTACGTCACCGACGGCCGCTTCCCGGCCGCCGAGGCGCTGCGCGAGCGGTTCGCCGCCGCTGGGGTGGCCGAGGACGTGCCGGTCGGGGCGTACTGCGGCTCCGGGGTGACCGCCGCGCAGGCGGTCCTGGCGCTGCATCTGGCCGGCCGTCCGGACGCCGCCCTGTACGTCGGCTCGTGGAGCAACTGGGTGGCCGACCCGGACCGTCCGGTCGCCACCGGTGGGACGCCCGGCCACTGA
- a CDS encoding metal-dependent transcriptional regulator, protein MKHDLVDTTEMYLRTILELEEEGVPPLRARIAERLRQSGPTVSQTVARMERDGLLTVEGDRHLSLTPRGRGTAVSVMRKHRLAELLLVNVIGMPYEEAHDEACRWEHVMSDAVEKRVYELLNRPTRSPYGNPIPGLEELGEPGQPEIESMEGERNLAFPGLSGPVVVRRICESVQTDADVLRQLHAAGVDPGATVTVAQERDGVFIDRSGDRIRLPREVASRVFVAAR, encoded by the coding sequence GTGAAGCATGACCTGGTCGATACGACCGAGATGTACCTGCGCACCATCCTCGAGCTTGAAGAGGAGGGAGTGCCGCCGCTGCGTGCCCGGATCGCGGAGCGGCTGCGGCAGAGCGGCCCCACCGTCAGCCAGACCGTCGCCCGGATGGAGCGGGACGGCCTGCTCACCGTCGAGGGCGACCGGCACCTGTCGCTCACCCCGCGGGGGCGCGGCACCGCCGTCTCCGTCATGCGCAAGCACCGGCTGGCCGAGCTGCTGCTGGTCAACGTGATCGGGATGCCCTACGAGGAGGCCCACGACGAGGCCTGCCGGTGGGAGCACGTGATGAGCGACGCGGTCGAGAAGCGGGTCTACGAGCTGCTCAACCGCCCGACCCGCTCGCCGTACGGCAACCCGATCCCCGGGCTGGAGGAGCTGGGCGAGCCGGGGCAGCCGGAGATCGAGTCGATGGAGGGCGAGCGCAACCTCGCCTTCCCCGGCCTCTCGGGTCCGGTGGTGGTGCGACGGATCTGTGAGAGCGTGCAGACCGACGCGGACGTGCTGCGGCAGCTGCACGCGGCCGGCGTCGACCCGGGCGCCACGGTGACCGTGGCGCAGGAACGCGACGGCGTCTTCATCGACCGCTCCGGCGACCGGATCCGGCTGCCCCGCGAGGTGGCCTCCCGGGTGTTCGTCGCGGCCCGCTGA
- a CDS encoding DUF5522 domain-containing protein has protein sequence MTGERRPLADRPLTEPHPSRLSPAHPDRERILAAHAAALAAGEAGYLDPETGLFVLTAGFLARRGTCCGRGCRHCPYVDD, from the coding sequence GTGACCGGAGAGCGACGACCCCTGGCGGACCGGCCGTTGACCGAGCCGCACCCGTCCCGGCTGTCGCCAGCTCACCCCGACCGGGAGCGGATCCTGGCCGCCCACGCGGCGGCGCTGGCCGCCGGGGAGGCCGGCTACCTCGACCCGGAGACCGGGCTCTTCGTGCTCACCGCCGGGTTCCTGGCCCGCCGCGGCACCTGCTGCGGGCGAGGCTGCCGGCACTGTCCATACGTGGACGATTGA
- a CDS encoding asparaginase, with protein sequence MTVALFTLGGTIAMAGTSGQGVVNRLTGAELTAAVPGLADIPLDVHDVRAVPSAALAYRQVLDLVDAAGAAVAAGATGAVVTQGTDSLEETAFLADLVWPHPAPLVVTGAMRNPTLAGPDGPANLLAAARVAAAPAARDLGVLVAFNDEIHAARFVRKTHSTSTATFASPDAGALGHVIEGEVRLLTRPSRRAPLPPVDADRLAATRVALHTVTLDDDVALLDALARDVDGLVVAGFGVGHVPPAFAPVLGALAERMPVVLTSRTGAGSVLRHTYGAVGSETDLLRRGLVCGGLLDPYKAKVLLRLLLAGGADRAEVHAAFHRYG encoded by the coding sequence GTGACCGTCGCGCTGTTCACCCTCGGCGGCACCATCGCCATGGCCGGGACCAGCGGCCAGGGCGTGGTCAACCGGCTCACCGGGGCCGAGCTCACCGCCGCCGTACCGGGGCTCGCCGACATCCCCCTCGACGTCCACGACGTGCGGGCGGTGCCGAGCGCCGCGCTGGCGTACCGGCAGGTTCTGGATCTGGTGGACGCGGCGGGCGCGGCGGTCGCCGCCGGGGCGACCGGCGCGGTGGTCACCCAGGGCACCGACAGCCTGGAGGAGACCGCGTTCCTGGCCGACCTGGTCTGGCCGCACCCGGCGCCGCTGGTGGTCACCGGCGCGATGCGCAACCCCACCCTGGCCGGCCCGGACGGGCCGGCGAACCTGCTCGCCGCCGCCCGGGTCGCCGCCGCGCCGGCCGCGCGCGACCTCGGCGTGCTGGTCGCGTTCAACGACGAGATCCACGCCGCGCGCTTCGTCCGCAAGACCCACAGCACCAGTACGGCCACCTTCGCCTCGCCCGACGCCGGCGCGCTCGGCCATGTGATCGAGGGCGAGGTACGCCTGCTCACCCGGCCGTCCCGGCGCGCCCCGCTGCCGCCGGTGGACGCCGACCGGCTCGCCGCCACCCGGGTGGCGCTGCACACCGTCACCCTCGATGACGACGTGGCGCTGCTCGACGCGCTCGCCCGCGACGTCGACGGGCTGGTGGTGGCCGGCTTCGGGGTGGGGCACGTGCCGCCGGCCTTCGCCCCGGTGCTCGGCGCGCTGGCGGAACGGATGCCGGTGGTGCTCACCTCGCGCACCGGCGCCGGATCGGTGCTGCGCCACACGTACGGGGCGGTCGGCTCGGAAACCGACCTGCTCCGGCGCGGGCTGGTCTGCGGCGGGCTGCTCGACCCGTACAAGGCCAAGGTGCTGCTCCGGCTCCTGCTGGCCGGCGGCGCCGACCGCGCCGAGGTTCACGCCGCCTTCCACCGGTACGGGTGA
- a CDS encoding YciI family protein codes for MAQYAVLIYSPAPADPMEITPDYLALLDRYPAQVEELGGRIVTGFALQPSTTATAIRGDLVTDGPFIEAKEVVAGFFILEAPDLDVALKIAKLNPATIDGGVEVRPLFEPPAE; via the coding sequence ATGGCCCAGTACGCAGTCCTGATCTACTCGCCCGCACCGGCCGACCCGATGGAGATCACGCCCGACTACCTGGCGCTGCTGGACCGGTACCCGGCTCAGGTCGAGGAGCTGGGCGGCAGGATCGTCACCGGCTTCGCGCTCCAGCCCAGCACGACGGCGACGGCGATCCGCGGGGACCTGGTCACCGACGGCCCGTTCATCGAGGCCAAGGAGGTCGTCGCCGGGTTCTTCATCCTGGAGGCCCCCGACCTGGACGTGGCCCTGAAGATCGCCAAGCTGAACCCGGCCACCATCGACGGCGGCGTCGAGGTGCGGCCACTGTTCGAGCCCCCGGCCGAGTGA
- a CDS encoding RNA polymerase sigma factor: MLAATARVAGDLDVAEECVQEAYVAALAAWARDGVPDKPGAWLTATAKRKALDVLRRDKVFRSKMPLLVEPVEAEFPEEPGVDVVPDDRLRLVFTCCHPALAREAQVALTLRLVCGVSTGDIARAFLVSEPTMAARVTRAKKKIAAARIPYRVPEAAELPERLDAVLTVIHLLFTAGHTAPSGADLVRADLVDRAVHLTRMLLALMPDEPEVRGLLALLLLTDARRTTRTDAEGRLLTLEQQDRSAWDRTAIAEGNALVLGAFRTGRVGRYALQAAIASLHAVAPSYAATDWPQVVRLYDELLKRWPSPVVGLNRAVALSMVDGPAAALAEVDALAADPRLAGYHYLAAIRADLLRRLDRPDEAADAYRAALTMVDNNAERVFLTTRLASLPSD, encoded by the coding sequence GTGCTCGCCGCGACGGCGCGCGTCGCCGGCGACCTCGACGTCGCCGAGGAGTGCGTGCAGGAGGCCTACGTCGCCGCGCTGGCCGCCTGGGCGCGGGACGGCGTACCCGACAAGCCCGGCGCCTGGCTGACCGCGACGGCGAAGCGCAAGGCCCTCGACGTGCTGCGCCGGGACAAGGTGTTCCGATCGAAGATGCCGCTGCTCGTCGAGCCGGTGGAGGCCGAGTTCCCGGAGGAGCCTGGCGTGGACGTGGTGCCCGACGACCGGCTGCGGCTGGTCTTCACCTGCTGCCACCCGGCCCTGGCCCGGGAGGCCCAGGTGGCGCTGACCCTGCGCCTGGTCTGCGGGGTGAGCACCGGCGACATCGCCCGGGCGTTCCTGGTCTCCGAGCCGACCATGGCCGCCCGGGTCACCCGGGCCAAGAAGAAGATCGCCGCCGCCCGGATCCCGTACCGGGTGCCGGAGGCCGCCGAGTTGCCCGAGCGGCTGGACGCCGTGCTGACCGTGATTCACCTGCTCTTCACCGCCGGGCACACCGCGCCGTCCGGCGCCGACCTGGTCCGCGCCGACCTGGTCGACCGGGCGGTGCACCTGACCCGCATGCTTCTCGCCCTGATGCCCGATGAGCCCGAGGTGCGGGGCCTGCTGGCACTGCTGCTGCTCACTGACGCCCGCCGGACCACCCGTACCGATGCCGAGGGCCGGTTGCTCACGCTGGAGCAGCAGGACCGTTCGGCGTGGGACCGGACGGCCATCGCCGAGGGCAACGCGCTGGTGCTGGGCGCGTTCCGCACCGGCCGGGTCGGCCGGTACGCCCTCCAGGCCGCCATCGCCTCGCTGCACGCGGTCGCCCCCAGCTACGCCGCGACCGACTGGCCCCAGGTGGTACGCCTCTACGACGAGCTGCTCAAACGCTGGCCGTCCCCGGTCGTCGGGCTGAACCGGGCCGTGGCGCTGTCGATGGTGGACGGCCCGGCGGCCGCTCTGGCCGAGGTCGACGCGCTCGCGGCGGATCCCCGCCTGGCCGGCTACCACTACCTCGCCGCGATCCGCGCCGACCTGCTCCGCCGCCTCGACCGCCCCGACGAGGCCGCGGACGCCTACCGAGCCGCCCTGACCATGGTCGACAACAACGCCGAGCGCGTCTTCCTCACCACCCGCCTCGCCTCCCTCCCTTCCGACTAG
- a CDS encoding nucleotidyltransferase domain-containing protein — translation MVISLPVVEEFGGELAALGWVGGLLVAGSLATGDYLPGVSDLDLVALVDGPVDAARQAMLATLHRRVDASSGSGLHLGCVYVDTATALDVQVRHPTWTHGQLVQRILSGITRAELVRHGYAIFGPAPCDVFPPMSPDDVRAAARAELTGYWTWAARRPWLWLDPVIADLGLTSMARGRHALGGGELLTKTEAIRQAEAPAWLIDQLAARRRGEKVSSPRLRTALIAWRDARRTVAGARKDRER, via the coding sequence ATGGTGATCTCGCTGCCGGTCGTCGAGGAGTTCGGTGGAGAACTCGCGGCGCTCGGCTGGGTCGGCGGGCTGCTGGTCGCGGGGTCGCTGGCAACCGGCGACTACCTCCCCGGCGTCAGCGATCTCGACCTGGTCGCGCTGGTGGACGGTCCGGTCGACGCGGCCCGGCAGGCGATGCTCGCCACCCTGCACCGTCGCGTCGACGCGAGCAGCGGCTCGGGTCTGCACCTCGGCTGCGTCTACGTCGACACCGCCACGGCGCTCGACGTCCAGGTGCGGCATCCCACCTGGACCCACGGGCAGCTCGTCCAGCGCATCCTCTCCGGGATCACGCGGGCGGAGCTGGTGCGGCACGGGTACGCGATCTTCGGCCCCGCGCCCTGCGACGTCTTCCCACCGATGAGCCCTGACGACGTGCGGGCCGCCGCCCGCGCCGAACTCACCGGCTACTGGACGTGGGCCGCCCGGCGTCCATGGCTGTGGCTGGATCCCGTCATCGCCGACCTCGGTCTCACCTCGATGGCCCGGGGACGCCACGCCCTCGGCGGCGGCGAACTGCTCACCAAGACCGAAGCGATTCGGCAGGCCGAGGCCCCGGCCTGGCTGATCGATCAGCTCGCCGCCCGGCGTCGAGGGGAGAAGGTTTCCTCGCCCCGGCTCCGCACCGCTTTGATCGCATGGCGAGACGCCCGCCGGACCGTTGCCGGGGCACGAAAGGATCGTGAGCGATGA